AGGAGATCAAACACTTTTACGAGTGCGTAGTGAAGGACCTAGAGCCCGCCGTTCCCGGCGAAGAGGCTAGGAAGACTCTCGAGGTAGTACTTGCCGCTGTCAAATCGGTTGACGAGGGCGCACCAGTTAAATTACCCTTAGAGGGTGAGGTACTATGAGGAAGCTCAGGTTTGCCATCCTCTCCTTCGCTCACATTCACGCCTGGAGCTACGCTAGAGTGCTGAAGAGCCTCGAGGAGGCTGAGCTTGTCGCGATCTACGACGATGATCCGGAGAGGCTAAAGAGGGCGGCCGAGGCCTACGGCGTGAGGGACCTGTACAGCGATTACCAGCAGCTGCTAAAGCGTAGCGATATCGATGCTGTAATCATCGCGTCGGAGAACGCGAGGCACGCTGAGTTGGCTGTAGCAAGCGCGGAAGCTGGCAAGCACATCATAGTTGAGAAGCCGCTGGCAACCACGCTGGAAGATGCCGAGAGGATGATCAAGGCGGCTGAGAAGGCTGGGGTGAAGCTGCAGCAGGCTTTCGTGATGAGGTACCACGATGCAACCGTAGCTGTGAAGAGGATGCTCGACGAGGGCGCTATCGGTAGGATACTGGCCATAACGACGACGAACCACGGGAAGTTCCCCGGCCTTTGGTTCGATGATCCTAAACTGGCTGGCGGAGGAGCAGTGATGGATCACACGGTCCATACGGCGGACCTGATGCGCTGGTACACGAGAGATGAAGTGGACGAAGTCTTCGCAGTGATCGGTAAGAACATCAGGCCGCAGTTAAGGTCGGAGGACTGCGCCTTAATCTCGCTCAAGTTCAGGAGCGGAGTTCTAGGGAGCATTGATTGCAGCTGGTCTAGGCACGAGGGTTGGCCGATCTGGGGCGACGTGTACCTGGCAATCTACGGCACAGAAGGCTTCATCGTCGTGGATGCCTTCAGGCCCTGCATAAACCTCGTGATTGACGGGAAACCGCTCGTCTGGCACTACTTCGGCCCCGATGCTGACTACAACATGATCAAGGACTTCGTTCGCGCGGTGCTGGAGGATCGACCTGTGAGAGCGTCCGGGTACGATGGCTACAAAGCCCTCGAGGTGGCGTTAGCCGCCTACGAGTCCCACCGCAGGGGCGCACCAGTCAAACTCCCCCTCCGCTAAAAACTCTGAATGAATTTTTCTAATTTCAAATTTTTCCTGCTTTTCACCAGTGATCGATAATCCATATATGGAATGGTTTAGGTTTAAAAATAGCTTTTAATGCTTCTCGAATCCTCCTAAGCGGTACCGAACTGCTGACTCGAGAGCTTAGGAGAACTTCGCTGAGGGAAGCGAAGCCGAAGAGCATGCGGTTGAACATCGTCGGATCGAGCTCCATTTCCGCTTCAGCACCCCCCTCGACAAGCTCAAGCCCCTCGTGACCGACCTTCACCGTAGCTTGCTGGCTCCTGTAGAGGAGCTTCAGCGTAAGAGGTTCGTCGATCCACCCAACCACCTTCACTGTTGAGAGTAGCGCGCGTAGGTTCAGAACCTCGGTCATGAAAACACCTCCACCACCACTCCGCTGAAAGTTCCGGAAGATCTTCGCGTAGCTCCCTACCATAGGTATAGAGGCTCTCACAACCCGGGCGCCCAGTTCTGAAGCTCTTTCAATAGCTGCGGTGTAGAGGGCCTGAAGAGCGTCAAATCTGCCTGGAGCGCTCATAATCTCAAGGATAGTGAGTGTCTCTTCCTCCCACGGCGCCTTAAACGTGGCAACATGACCCAGTACCTCGCCCCCTTCCCTTGCCACGAGGAAGTTACCCCGGCTCCTCTCAACGTAGAAGAAGCCGTGGTAGGCTGTGCGCTTGACGAGCTTTTCCACCCACTCTTGACGCGTCCTCGTGGGCCAACCGGTGTGGCGATCGCCTCTCTCCTCGTACAGTCTAGCAAGCTTCTCCACATCCCTCTCCTCCCCCTCGCATACTTCAATCCACGGCACGCGTCTCGCAGCCGTCTTCGCGTCGCTGAGGGGTGCGACCGCGTATGTATCCACACAGACGTCCACATAGCCGAGCCGCCTGTAGATCCTCTGAGGCCCGCTAGCGAAGCCGGTGAAGAGGGCGGTCAGCGGAAAGCCTTTAGCCGCATAGTCCTTCATCGCCTTCTCGAGGAGCCTCGTCGCATACCCACGCCCTCTACGGCTCGGGTGCGTAGCGACATTAGCAATCCCTGCCGTGCTCTGCGGGCCAGCAGCTGTTCGCAAGCGTTTCTCCACCACCTGGATATGCGAAACCAGCGATCCCTCCTCTTCAAGTAAGTAGGCCCCCTCCGGCCTGAACCCTTCGTTAAGCTTCGCCAGCTCCAACCACTTGCTCCCGTCAATGCCGTAGTTTCTGTAGGTATCGAAGCATTCCCGCAAGAGGGCGGCTATGGAGTCCTCGTCACCCGGCCTATACGTTCTTACAGACTCACCCACTTGGTGATGTCTCCGCACAGGTAAAAAATGCTAACGGAACCGTTACTTCCTGCCGGAGGCGACGAAAACACTGGCGCCCAGTAGGCCGACGCCCGTTGCCGCGAACATTACTACGATGAGAGACCTTACAAGGCCTTGCACACGTGCCGGAAGAGCTCCCACGAAGAAGTCTGCTACCCCCTCTGACACGGCGACGCTAACGGCGACCACCAGCGCGGGTATGCTCGCCAGAAGCAGAGCGAGCACCAGCTCTCTCTTAGGTGTTACACCCTCAGTGCATTCTTTCCTGACATCAGGAGGGGTTAAGTGGGGGAGGGCTATCACAAGCCCGCGGAGAATGGGTGGGACGGCTAGCAGCTGGAAGGGGATCATCGTAGAAAACCACCAGGTAGTCAATCCTACAGATAGCCCGGGGATCATCTGCACGGGTAGAGCACCTATAGCAGCTTTATACGAGGTGTACAGCACCGCACAGAGCGCGTTACCGAGTAGGAGACAGAGTAGCGAAGCGGTGATAAACCTGGGCCAGCGGAATCTCCCCTCTAGGAGCTTGCCCAGAAGGAAGAAGGCAGCAAAATTGGAAGGTACAGCAGCGATCAAGCTCGGGAGGTACAGCGTTCCATGCTTTATGGAGTCGGCAACCAGGGTGCCTAAAGCTGCACCTACGCCGCCAACCCAAGGGCCAAAGAGCACGGCGAAAACGGATGGTATTACGATCGCAGGCCTGAACTGCCCCATCCCCCACGGGCTCTGTATGTACGCTGTAGCATAGGCTCCGCAAGCGTAGAGAGCTGCGTTCAAGCTAACTAAGGCTGTTGTAAAGGCCACCCCTCGTTTTACCACGCGAGCATGGTTATCGACGTCGCAAATATGTATTGTTATAATGATTTAAACATTTAAAACATGAGAGTGACGCCCGGAAGGGAAGAAAGATTGATTAATGGTCTCCTGATGTTTCTCGTGGCTGTGAAGAAAAAGCGCCTTCTGACTCTTGATGAGCGGAAGTACCACTGAGCCGCGCTACCTGCTTAGGATCCTTCTCAGAGCAGCTAGGTTGTCTTTCGCCGCTCGAATGCCATCCTCGGGGTACTTGGGCTTCTCCAGGTCTGGGTAGAATTCGGGTGGGCATTCGACGTTGAGGTAGCCGTCGTAACCCCCAACTTCCTTCAGCAGTTTTATCACCTTCGGCCAGTCAATGCTGCCCATACCCACGTGGCGGAAGCCCCTTATGTTGCCCACGTTTACGTCAAAGTCCTTCACGTGGACCATGGCTATCCTCCCCCTCAGCAGTTTGATCCAGTGCTCGTGGTAGCCGAAGGCAACGAGGTTCCCAACGTCTAGGTAGGCCTTCACGTAGTCAGAGTCGATCTCGTCCAAGAACCTTCTGAACTCGAGTGGGCTGTAGAGGAAGCGGTTCCATACGTTCTCCACCCCGCATGTGACTCCCAGCTCTTCCGCGATCTTTGCGGCCTCCCTGAGCGAGAGCTTAGCGTAATCGTAAGTCACTTCGTAGGGCACCTCGGGTCTAGCGACTGCCGGTACGACGAGGAGAACCTTAGCATCCAGATCCCTCGCGAGCTCCAGGCCGAGCCTGACGAACTCGAGAGCCGCCTTACGCTCGGCCTCGCTTGGAGAGCCTAGGTTGTACTTCCAAAAGACCCCAGTTGCAACGCTGGGTATCTCGAGACCCACCTCCCTAATCTTTCTCCTCTCCTCCTTTGAGATGTCCCGAGGGTGTAGAAGGCTGTCATCGTATACCACTTCAGCCCCATCGTAGCCAATCTCCTTCGCCGTCCTCACAGCTTCAGCCAGATCTGGTCTCTGGGCGTAACCGAAGCCGATCAACGTCCAGAGGTTTAAACCAACCTTCACGTGTTATTGCGCGAGGCTGCCGTATAAGTGGATTGCCCCACCTTCAGGCTCCAAAATGCTACAGCTGCTGCGGCAACCAACCCGGATAGGAGTGAGATCAGAGCGTAACTGCTCGTCGTCTGAGCCGTCACTCCATTTCCCTCCCGTACAACTTCGACCAGCTCAATCCCCATCAGCTCGATGGACCCTCCAGACATCATCGCTATCGCGATAAGGATCTGAAAAACGAGAAAAGAGCACAGCAGGGCGTAACCGAGGGTCGCAGAAGCGTTGAGGAACGCCCACGAGAGGCGAGAAGGTTCTCCCCCCACGATTTCGATGGCCTCGCCCACATCCCTCACCCTCGCGTGACGACCAGTACCCGCAGCAATGATCGCTAGGGTTAGGTCGCCGGCAGAACCCACCGTGTTCACTAGGCTTAGCCAGATTAAAAGCCCCCTAATCCATTCGAATGGCTGGGCGAGCAGCAAAACTACCCAGGAGAAAAGCAGGGGGGTGAGAGCCACCACTAGCCACTTCGCGAGCGGTAGTTCACTGCGGATGCTAACGTAAAGCCCTAGGGGTAGCGCACCCCTCCTCCACACTCCAATCGAGATTCCGCGAGCCCCTAAGAGGAGAGCGGCGACTGCGTGCAATAGCTCGTGCAGTACAACGGAGGCTAATATAGCTGCGAGAAACGTTGCCCAATCGGCTTGTAGCGAGCCGAAGAGGTGGCTGACGAACGAAGCCCAAGCAACAAAGAGGAGGAAGCCAAGCCCGAACACCCTGCCCAGGACCCGTGAAACGTTCAGGTGCACGCTAAGCACCCAACTTGACGATGGATCTCAGAGCCCCCCTAGCAGCCCTGAGTTCGAGCCTCTGCCGAGCCTCAACGTTTGCCTCCATGAACTCGCCTGTGGCTAGATTATCGATCACGAGCAGTGCTGCTCCAGTCCTCAACCCGCGTAACCTGGCAACTGTGAATATGGTCGCGCACTCCATCTCCACAGCGATCGCGCCGAGAGCTCTCCAAGGCTCGAGGTTCGCCTCTTCTGCATGGAAGGCGTCGCTCGAAGCCACAACACCCCTGTGCACGTTGAAGCCCTCCTCCCGGAGCTCTTTCTCGAGCTCTAAAACCACCTCCGGGTCCGCAACCGCCGGGTAGCAGACGTTGGGAGCGTACATGCCGGGAGTGCCGCCTGGCTGGTAGAGCGCTCCCAGCGCTACAACGGCGTCGCCAACCCTCACCTTATCGGTTAGGCCGCCGCAGGTGCCGAGCCTCACGATCAGCCTAGCCCCCAACATTTTGAGCTCCTCAACGGCGATCGCGGCTGAAGGGCCACCGATCCCGTGCGTTGCCACAGTCACGCGAACCCCTTCAAAGAAGCCCGTGTACGTGTTGTAACCCCGGTGAAGGTTCACAGCCTTCGCGTCAACCAGCAGCTCCCGGGCAATCAGCTCAGCCCGACCCGGATCCCCAACAGCTAGAACCCTTTCAGCCACATCCCCCGGTTTCGCCAGAATGTGGTAAGGCCTAGTCGCCAAAACGTGTTTTGAGGGTTTAAGCATGGATCTCCTCCCCTATTCACGATTATAGCCACGATTATAGCCTTTACTCCAAACTTTACTCCAAAGGGATCACGCGTGCGCAGGCTTGCACGCTTGCAAACGCGACACTATTCAGAAACTGTACAAAAAATGCCTCCAACACGCAACATAGGGTGGAGCACTGGACTGGGGCACCGGGGGCCGGCTGACACGAGAAGGTTTCCCGGTTAGGGTCTTGCTTCAACGAAGAGGCCGAGAGGCGCTCTCAAAGTGCAACCGCTGGCAAACCTGTAGTAGAGAAGACTCTCCCTAACGTAAACTTCAACAGACGAATCCGTGCCACAAACCATCCCGCCTTGGTTTGTGATACCTGCTACGGCTCCTCCTACAATGGGTACGCCGAGGCCTCCGACGAAGCTGCAGAAGGCATCGATTGCGGATTCGGCCAGCGGTATCGACAACCTCGGGAGTACAGCATCGGCCACCACCGATATGAACGCGCCGACAGGCACCTGGAGAATCGTAGCATCACAGGGTACAAGAACTGGGTAGAGAGTACTAGTGCTAAGAACCAGGTTCTCGTCAACGTCGAGCCTTCCATCATCCAGCGGCGGGAAGCTCGTCAAAACCCTCCTCCACCGAGTCCCCCCGTAGAACCAGTCCATGATACTGTCGTGCAACAACCCGAACTCGCGACCACCCTGAACAACGCCCCCAACCGTAAGAACATCTGTAATCCGAACAGTCCTCCCAACCGTAAGAACATCTGCAACAATGGCTTCAACCCGATCTTCAACCTTCTGGCAAACCCTCCCACCACCAGGAGTCAAACTACAATAGAACAATTCACCAAAACTTATAGAAAACCTACCCCAAACGAAGATCCAAGACGCCCGTGGCGGGCATACGCTAGCTCCGTCACTGAAGGGGACGTAAGCATGGCTACCCAGGGTTGAGCCTGCAACGTTGAAGTCCACGGGTGGGAGAAGCCCATCGCTGATCCTATTGAAGATTTGGCCCGAAGCCCAGACTAAGCGGAAATTGCTGTTAAAGCTTAACGCGAAGCCGATCACGGCAACGAGCTGTGGTGCTTGGCTGGATGGGTTGTTGAGGATGAGGATGGGTATCTTGATGTAGGTTACGCCGCTGGCGTTTCGGAAGTAGCTGGCCGGTAGAGTGGAGGTTAGGTTTTCCACTCTTACAACCGCTCTAACGTGGTACTCGTACCAGCTAGTGTAAAGGGGTTCAACACCGGCAGAACCATCAGCCTGCTGAGGGTCGATTCTCTCCGCTAGCTCCGGTTGCAGGTGGAGGGTTTCGCGGTTTACGAGTGGCACTG
This genomic interval from Thermofilaceae archaeon contains the following:
- a CDS encoding Gfo/Idh/MocA family oxidoreductase, whose product is MRKLRFAILSFAHIHAWSYARVLKSLEEAELVAIYDDDPERLKRAAEAYGVRDLYSDYQQLLKRSDIDAVIIASENARHAELAVASAEAGKHIIVEKPLATTLEDAERMIKAAEKAGVKLQQAFVMRYHDATVAVKRMLDEGAIGRILAITTTNHGKFPGLWFDDPKLAGGGAVMDHTVHTADLMRWYTRDEVDEVFAVIGKNIRPQLRSEDCALISLKFRSGVLGSIDCSWSRHEGWPIWGDVYLAIYGTEGFIVVDAFRPCINLVIDGKPLVWHYFGPDADYNMIKDFVRAVLEDRPVRASGYDGYKALEVALAAYESHRRGAPVKLPLR
- a CDS encoding GNAT family N-acetyltransferase codes for the protein MGESVRTYRPGDEDSIAALLRECFDTYRNYGIDGSKWLELAKLNEGFRPEGAYLLEEEGSLVSHIQVVEKRLRTAAGPQSTAGIANVATHPSRRGRGYATRLLEKAMKDYAAKGFPLTALFTGFASGPQRIYRRLGYVDVCVDTYAVAPLSDAKTAARRVPWIEVCEGEERDVEKLARLYEERGDRHTGWPTRTRQEWVEKLVKRTAYHGFFYVERSRGNFLVAREGGEVLGHVATFKAPWEEETLTILEIMSAPGRFDALQALYTAAIERASELGARVVRASIPMVGSYAKIFRNFQRSGGGGVFMTEVLNLRALLSTVKVVGWIDEPLTLKLLYRSQQATVKVGHEGLELVEGGAEAEMELDPTMFNRMLFGFASLSEVLLSSRVSSSVPLRRIREALKAIFKPKPFHIWIIDHW
- a CDS encoding sugar phosphate isomerase/epimerase family protein, encoding MKVGLNLWTLIGFGYAQRPDLAEAVRTAKEIGYDGAEVVYDDSLLHPRDISKEERRKIREVGLEIPSVATGVFWKYNLGSPSEAERKAALEFVRLGLELARDLDAKVLLVVPAVARPEVPYEVTYDYAKLSLREAAKIAEELGVTCGVENVWNRFLYSPLEFRRFLDEIDSDYVKAYLDVGNLVAFGYHEHWIKLLRGRIAMVHVKDFDVNVGNIRGFRHVGMGSIDWPKVIKLLKEVGGYDGYLNVECPPEFYPDLEKPKYPEDGIRAAKDNLAALRRILSR
- a CDS encoding metalloprotease family protein, which gives rise to MHLNVSRVLGRVFGLGFLLFVAWASFVSHLFGSLQADWATFLAAILASVVLHELLHAVAALLLGARGISIGVWRRGALPLGLYVSIRSELPLAKWLVVALTPLLFSWVVLLLAQPFEWIRGLLIWLSLVNTVGSAGDLTLAIIAAGTGRHARVRDVGEAIEIVGGEPSRLSWAFLNASATLGYALLCSFLVFQILIAIAMMSGGSIELMGIELVEVVREGNGVTAQTTSSYALISLLSGLVAAAAVAFWSLKVGQSTYTAASRNNT
- a CDS encoding purine-nucleoside phosphorylase, producing MLKPSKHVLATRPYHILAKPGDVAERVLAVGDPGRAELIARELLVDAKAVNLHRGYNTYTGFFEGVRVTVATHGIGGPSAAIAVEELKMLGARLIVRLGTCGGLTDKVRVGDAVVALGALYQPGGTPGMYAPNVCYPAVADPEVVLELEKELREEGFNVHRGVVASSDAFHAEEANLEPWRALGAIAVEMECATIFTVARLRGLRTGAALLVIDNLATGEFMEANVEARQRLELRAARGALRSIVKLGA